In one Yarrowia lipolytica chromosome 1A, complete sequence genomic region, the following are encoded:
- a CDS encoding uncharacterized protein (Compare to YALI0A10967g, some similarities with uniprot|Q7RYZ0 Neurospora crassa NCU06425.1 predicted protein): MSSTTISTVPETSTADIYFMSSRARNKLARESYKPELNLRKLVAHANLMDSLYDELEYRRSRYQVQFVEPAKPMRKAPSAPTPMEDIPEYESSDEETESEEESEEEDEQDNYSMTVDNNVHIFGEPDTDVMADATFATHHKVQSSDNLTFNEMLLQQ, from the coding sequence ATGAGCTCCACAACCATCTCCACAGTGCCCGAGACCTCGACCGCGGACATCTACTTCATGTCTTCTCGAGCCCGAAACAAGTTGGCCCGAGAGTCATACAAGCCCGAGCTCAATCTGCGAAAGCTCGTGGCACACGCCAATCTCATGGACTCGCTCtacgacgagctggagtACCGACGATCGCGATACCAGGTGCAATTTGTTGAGCCTGCCAAGCCCATGCGAAAGGCCCCCTCGGCACCCACACCCATGGAAGACATTCCCGAATACGAGTCTTCGGACGAAGAGACCgagagcgaggaggagagcgaggaggaggacgagcagGACAACTACTCTATGACGGTGGACAACAACGTGCACATTTTTGGCGAGCCTGACACAGACGTTATGGCGGACGCGACTTTTGCCACCCATCACAAGGTTCAAAGCTCCGATAATCTCACTTTCAACGAGATGCTCCTGCAGCAATAA